The Pogoniulus pusillus isolate bPogPus1 chromosome 27, bPogPus1.pri, whole genome shotgun sequence genome segment ggcccccctgcagcccccagccccccatGTGCAAAGGAGGAGCAGCCCGAGGTTAGCACCATTTGACGTAAGGTTTCTCTCAGGGTCAGTGCCCGGGTAGACGGGGTGCAgcgctgccaagggcagggggTATCCAAGCAGGACAGAAGGGGTGCGAGCAGGATAGAAGTGGTTGTGACACCAGGCAGCCTTTCACAGGCAccccctcagctgccccagcaggccCCCACACCGAGATGGGGGGTGGCTGTGCAGCCCCACGCTGGCTGGGGGATGCAACGGGGCTGAGCCTCCCCACCCCTGCGCgttggcaggcagagcagctcctgggtaAGTGCACTTCATAGCGCctgggcagggaggctgtgaggacTGGGCAGAATCCCCTAGCTCTGGGGAGTCCCCAGGACCTCACACAACTGGcagcccctccccccctccattTGGGGCAGGATATTCCCCCACCCCGAGATGCTGAGCTGCATCCGATAGGGTGGTTGTAGGGGGTCTAGGGCTGTCCCAGGGTGCGGTGCAGTCTGTAGggttgcccccccccccccccccccccgtcacCCTAGATGCAGGACTGTCACCTCCATCCTACCCTGCTGTGGGGTGTCACCCCTTGCGTCTTTGTACTGCCTCAACTATGGGGACAATCTTCCCAATGCAAGGCCGAATCCTGCACACCCTCCTCCCTATTTGCCCTCCACAGTCCCTGGGCTGGTTCTCCCCACCCCATTCTCGCTCTGTGCCCCCAGACACAGCACTGGCCGTGTCTCCATGCCCGGTGGGAGGGGGCTCAGTGGGGACTCGGGGTCACTTCTCTGTCAGCGAGAGCTGCAGGATGcgctgcagctcctcttcctcctggcgTGTCCGGCGCTCCGCTTCCTCCTGCTCCCGCGCCGAGAGTGCCATGGCCAACCGCAGCTGCTCCGCGTAGCTGGGGAACAGGGCGCTgggcccccccccgccccccccccgggGCTGGGGTGACAGGGGGACGgggggctgctgtgtgctggggagtCCTGGGGGGTGGCAGGGTCTTCAGCGAGGGTCGCCGCGGGGCTGGCTCCCACTCCCGGTCCCCCCCGGGGGGGTACTGGCCAGACTTTACCAACCTGTCTCCTCGGCGACCTTCGTGTGACatggggtgggtgccaggcttGCTGTTAGTCAGCGCTTCCCAAATGGTGACCTACAGGCAAAGGGGAACTTGGAGGGTGGCACCCCTCCTCAGCACCCCAAAATCCATGCCCCACCTTGCATGAGCTCTGACCCACCACTGCAGGACACAAGGATGGGTCAAGGCGGGGTGAACATCCCAGGAGAAGCACTAGGACAGGATAGGCAGCGATGTtccccagctggggcagggggcagggagaggctgaagaGGTGTCAGTGCCCACCTGGTCGTACTCGCTGCCCGCttccagcaggctctgctggatggCAAACTGCAGCAGGTCATCCTCATCTTCCCGCAGGGCATCCTGGTGGGTGCCCACCACGCTGTACCCCCGTGGCACCTCGAACAGCGCCGGGTCCATCTCACACGCTCGGCAGGAAGCTGCGGGGAAACAGGTGCCGGCATGGCTGGGCACCCCACTGTGTCCCACTCCACCCCAGCAGCCATGTGCCCCCTGCCCCGCCTActcaaggagctggagctgctaacGCTGGAGGAGTCGCTGCTGGGCGAAGGTGCctcgctgctggggctgtgccgcAGGGAGCTGACGGGCTCGTCACACCCGTTGAGGTTCCCGAAGGTGATGCGGGCATTGAGGATGTGGAAGATGGGGATTTctgcaggaaaggagggaaaaagcagAGAGGGGAGCTGGGTGCATCACCTGAACCGGGAACAAAGACACCACCACCCCCTTCCCCCTACCAATCTTGACGGGGAAGCCGGGCGGGAGGCGCAGGGTGATGAAGTCCCGCAGCTTGGCGAAGAGCGCGTTGCTTATTGCCATGAGGTCAATGATGGGGGCGACCTGCTCGCAGAGGGACAGCGGGTGGTcctcacacagccacagctttgCCTTGAACCTGGTGGGGACAGGTGCTGGACTGGgaagccctgcctgctccccagccgggggctctgcagcagtcGGGGGAGTGAGACAGTGAGGGGCTCCCCAGTCTGCTCCTTCCCCACTCACTTCTGTGTCTTGGTGGTGAGTTCCATGGGCCGCCCCATGTCCCGGTTGCCCAGCTCGAAGTTGGGGTTGAAGTACTCCTCAGGGGTGATGGCGGTGGGGTTGGCATGGCTCAGAGTCTGCGTGATCAGCGTCTGCGGGACAGCCCAGCCGGGTGAAGGGGAGGTGTCCAACTGCAGGGCCACCCCCTCAAACCTCTGAGACACTCACCCCGTTGTTGGGCCCCACATGCTGCTCAGCGATGCCCAGGAAGGATTGCAGGGGGGTCttgctgcctgtggagaggagggGGTGAGGGCCAGGGCCAGCACAGTACCCTGCCTGCCCAGTTGGCACCAGTTGCACCTTTGCTCTTGCCCTTGTGCTGGTCTGAGAGGTGCTCGGTCCGAGTCCGCGTGATCAGCTCCACGTTGGATGCACCATAGACCTGGCCAAGGAGGGTGAATGACAGAGATGGAAACCCACCACCCACAGCTGGCCATGCCGtccccctgctccagagcccaAGCTCCCTGCCCCTCACCTTGGCCTCATACCCATTCACCATTTCTGTCTTCTCActcctccagcccaggatgccagacTTGTTCCTGGGGTGACACAGAGCACTGTGAGTGGTGGATAGGCTTGTTCTGACAGCCCAGGGTGCAAGCACATTGAGGGGCtatgcagcctggggagggggcttagtgctgcccccagcccacctCTCAAAGGCGATGTTCTTGGTATCAAGCTGGGTAGTGACGACAGGGGCCGTCAGCCGCCCCATCACCTGCTCCTCGGTgggctgcacagcagccagcagcacctcctggtCATGTCCAGCCAGGGCCAGTGTCTCCGAGTAGACCACTCGCCGGTCATGGTCTATCTCCATCACCACTGCACTGGTGTCTACAGGGAGTGGGTGGCCAGGATATGTGAGGACAGCCACAGTCCCTAGcatgtcacccagccctgctgcagtgccaagGGGCTCTGCTAGTGTTCcccagtgagggcagtgagggGCCCTGGTGCTGGCTCACCTTGACCTCGAAAGACAAAGCTGCGGTTGCCCCGCTGCCAGGTCATATGGTCAAAGCCCAGCAGCGTGGTGTCCACCCGCAGGTTCTGGCCACTCTTCCACACCTTGTAGGTGTCACTGGGGCAAATCTTGGACACCAGTGGCACTGGGGAGAGACAGCAATAGTCCAGATGGGGATGGAGCCATCTTGCACCAGCGCTGAGCTGAGAATGCATCTGGAGAACCCAATGCCTTTGTAGGACAGGGGTCTGCAAGCTCGGGATGTAGAGGGCCAAGGAGGTAGGTGTGCCCTGTCCTGGGGATGGATGCTggggctcctgctcctctcctgtcAGCTTACCCCAGCTGGTGAATTCCCACTTCATCTCCACGTAGAAGTCCTGGGCCTGTGGAGAGCGCAGTGAAGTCAGGAGGAGCCTGGGGCTGACATTCCATCCCCCTGCCCCATGGCCGCTGCCCCAGGGGTACCTTGCGCAGTTTCTCCAGCAGAATGGGGATCCCAGCCAGACGTTTGATGGCTCTCTGGTAGTCACGGTAGCGCAGAACCAGCTGCACCAGCTCCAGGTCACGGGTGCTCACAGCCTCCTGCAGgactgcagggcagagggacagtGCCCAGGAGTGTGGCACCACATGGtatggcacagcatggcacagcagagctggtcactgcacaggagctgtgtgcaTGTAGCACCGCGTGAGCTggcccctggggagctgcagcaccaggTTGAGCATGCCTATGCACATGCTTGTGCCTGTGCCCATGCCAGGGTATCTTGATGGAAGGCTGAAGCAGCTAGTTTCCCCCTGCTCACCTGTCCAGCCACTTCTGTTCTCCTTGCCCACATCGGCACCATGTTTCAGGAGCACCTTGGCACACTCAAGGTGACCCAGTGTGGTGGCCAGGTGCAGTGGGGTGCGTCCTCGGGGGTCGAGTTGCTCAAT includes the following:
- the ANKRD13B gene encoding ankyrin repeat domain-containing protein 13B isoform X3; translated protein: MHSQLSAGARWLHPHLDYCCLSPVPLVSKICPSDTYKVWKSGQNLRVDTTLLGFDHMTWQRGNRSFVFRGQDTSAVVMEIDHDRRVVYSETLALAGHDQEVLLAAVQPTEEQVMGRLTAPVVTTQLDTKNIAFERNKSGILGWRSEKTEMVNGYEAKVYGASNVELITRTRTEHLSDQHKGKSKGSKTPLQSFLGIAEQHVGPNNGTLITQTLSHANPTAITPEEYFNPNFELGNRDMGRPMELTTKTQKFKAKLWLCEDHPLSLCEQVAPIIDLMAISNALFAKLRDFITLRLPPGFPVKIEIPIFHILNARITFGNLNGCDEPVSSLRHSPSSEAPSPSSDSSSVSSSSSLTSCRACEMDPALFEVPRGYSVVGTHQDALREDEDDLLQFAIQQSLLEAGSEYDQVTIWEALTNSKPGTHPMSHEGRRGDRLVKSGQYPPGGDREWEPAPRRPSLKTLPPPRTPQHTAAPRPPVTPAPGGGRGGAQRPVPQLRGAAAVGHGTLGAGAGGSGAPDTPGGRGAAAHPAALADREVTPSPH
- the ANKRD13B gene encoding ankyrin repeat domain-containing protein 13B isoform X2, encoding MLASCSGRKGPEGRYPLHYLVWHNRARDLDRELSAKQADIEQLDPRGRTPLHLATTLGHLECAKVLLKHGADVGKENRSGWTVLQEAVSTRDLELVQLVLRYRDYQRAIKRLAGIPILLEKLRKAQDFYVEMKWEFTSWVPLVSKICPSDTYKVWKSGQNLRVDTTLLGFDHMTWQRGNRSFVFRGQDTSAVVMEIDHDRRVVYSETLALAGHDQEVLLAAVQPTEEQVMGRLTAPVVTTQLDTKNIAFERNKSGILGWRSEKTEMVNGYEAKVYGASNVELITRTRTEHLSDQHKGKSKGSKTPLQSFLGIAEQHVGPNNGTLITQTLSHANPTAITPEEYFNPNFELGNRDMGRPMELTTKTQKFKAKLWLCEDHPLSLCEQVAPIIDLMAISNALFAKLRDFITLRLPPGFPVKIEIPIFHILNARITFGNLNGCDEPVSSLRHSPSSEAPSPSSDSSSVSSSSSLTSCRACEMDPALFEVPRGYSVVGTHQDALREDEDDLLQFAIQQSLLEAGSEYDQVTIWEALTNSKPGTHPMSHEGRRGDRTPQHTAAPRPPVTPAPGGGRGGAQRPVPQLRGAAAVGHGTLGAGAGGSGAPDTPGGRGAAAHPAALADREVTPSPH
- the ANKRD13B gene encoding ankyrin repeat domain-containing protein 13B isoform X1; translation: MLASCSGRKGPEGRYPLHYLVWHNRARDLDRELSAKQADIEQLDPRGRTPLHLATTLGHLECAKVLLKHGADVGKENRSGWTVLQEAVSTRDLELVQLVLRYRDYQRAIKRLAGIPILLEKLRKAQDFYVEMKWEFTSWVPLVSKICPSDTYKVWKSGQNLRVDTTLLGFDHMTWQRGNRSFVFRGQDTSAVVMEIDHDRRVVYSETLALAGHDQEVLLAAVQPTEEQVMGRLTAPVVTTQLDTKNIAFERNKSGILGWRSEKTEMVNGYEAKVYGASNVELITRTRTEHLSDQHKGKSKGSKTPLQSFLGIAEQHVGPNNGTLITQTLSHANPTAITPEEYFNPNFELGNRDMGRPMELTTKTQKFKAKLWLCEDHPLSLCEQVAPIIDLMAISNALFAKLRDFITLRLPPGFPVKIEIPIFHILNARITFGNLNGCDEPVSSLRHSPSSEAPSPSSDSSSVSSSSSLTSCRACEMDPALFEVPRGYSVVGTHQDALREDEDDLLQFAIQQSLLEAGSEYDQVTIWEALTNSKPGTHPMSHEGRRGDRLVKSGQYPPGGDREWEPAPRRPSLKTLPPPRTPQHTAAPRPPVTPAPGGGRGGAQRPVPQLRGAAAVGHGTLGAGAGGSGAPDTPGGRGAAAHPAALADREVTPSPH
- the ANKRD13B gene encoding ankyrin repeat domain-containing protein 13B isoform X4; translated protein: MLASCSGRKGPEGRYPLHYLVWHNRARDLDRELSAKQADIEQLDPRGRTPLHLATTLGHLECAKVLLKHGADVGKENRSGWTVLQEAVSTRDLELVQLVLRYRDYQRAIKRLAGIPILLEKLRKAQDFYVEMKWEFTSWVPLVSKICPSDTYKVWKSGQNLRVDTTLLGFDHMTWQRGNRSFVFRGQDTSAVVMEIDHDRRVVYSETLALAGHDQEVLLAAVQPTEEQVMGRLTAPVVTTQLDTKNIAFERNKSGILGWRSEKTEMVNGYEAKVYGASNVELITRTRTEHLSDQHKGKSKGSKTPLQSFLGIAEQHVGPNNGTLITQTLSHANPTAITPEEYFNPNFELGNRDMGRPMELTTKTQKFKAKLWLCEDHPLSLCEQVAPIIDLMAISNALFAKLRDFITLRLPPGFPVKIEIPIFHILNARITFGNLNGCDEPVSSLRHSPSSEAPSPSSDSSSVSSSSSLTSCRACEMDPALFEVPRGYSVVGTHQDALREDEDDLLQFAIQQSLLEAGSEYDQVTIWEALTNSKPGTHPMSHEGRRGDRLVKSGQYPPGGDREPCHPPGLPSTQQPPVPLSPQPRGGGGGGPSALFPSYAEQLRLAMALSAREQEEAERRTRQEEEELQRILQLSLTEK